In Labilibaculum sp. DW002, the genomic window CCAAAAATAATTGTGACAACTGCTTATGCCGAGTTTGCCCTGGAAAGTTACGACTTGGATGTTGCCGATTATTTGTTGAAGCCTTTTGCATTTGATCGTTTTGTAAAAGCGGTGAACAAGGCCCTTAGTAAAACGACGTCGCAAGCTGCAGCACCCGTTTCTCCTGTTGCCAATACAAAGTCTACGCTCTTTTTAAAGGGAGATAAAAAATTCCATCAGATACAATGGGATCATATTTTGTTTGTGGAAGCTTATGGACATTATACGAAAGTTTATTTACAGGATGAGATGATCCTGAGCAATCAGAAGATTTCAGCATTAGAAGAATTGCTGCCTAGCGATCAGTTTTTGCGGGTTCACAAATCTTTTATCGTGGCAACGGATAAAATTAAATTTATTGAGGGCAACCGACTTACTATTCAGGAGCATGAAATTCCCATTGGGCAAACCTATAAAAGTTTGGTTAGCAAACTTTATAATTCCTAAATCAGAAAGTGTAACTTGAATGGAATTAGCTTTATAAAACAGAAATAAAATCCATTTTTTTTTAAAGATAGATGATGAAAATAGCAGTGTTTGGAGCAAGTGGAGCAACAGGGAGACTATTGGTTAAGCAATTGCTTGATGATGGACATCAGGTTAGAATTCTTGTGCGGTCGGCTGATAGCCTGCCGGATTTTTTGAAAAATCAGGAAAACTTAAGTGTAAAAGAAGCGGCTATATCTGAGCTTAGCGATGCCGATTTGGAACAGTTCGTAAGCACTTGCGATGCGCTTGCTTCCTGTTTGGGGCATAACCTGACTTGGAAAGGTATTTATGGAAAGCCTCGTAGGTTGGTTACCGATGCAACACGCAGGTTGTGCCAGGCTGTAAAGGCAAACGGATCGGGAAAGCCCATTAAATTTGTGCTGATGAACACAACTGGCAATAGAAATCGAGATTTAGAGGAAGCAATCTCTTTTGGGCAGAAGTGTGTAATTGGCCTTCTTCGCCTTTTGTTACCTCCGCATGTTGACAATGAGCAGGCTGCCGATTATTTACGAACACAGATTGGACAGAACAATAAAGCAATAGAATGGGCTGCTGTTCGTCCGGATGGTTTGGTTGATCATGAAAATGTTAGTCCATACGAGATTCATCCTTCACCCACGAGAAGTGCAATTTTTAATGCGGGGCAAACAAGTCGAATAAACGTTGGTCACTTTATGGCTGATTTAATTACCGATGAAAATACATGGGCTATTTGGAAAGGAAAAATGCCTGTGATCTATAATCGTACGACAGCAGAAAGCACTATTGAATAGCCGTAAGGGTTTGTGGCAGTTATAGGTTAAGTGTAGTAGTCTTTGCTAATTTTGTTGTGTAGATGGGAAGCAAATGCCTAGCAGCAAAGGCATAGCATTTGCTGCGGCTTCTTACTCATTTACATCATACTCGTAAGGCAACATGTCGCCCATACGTCTTGTTACCATCTCACCTTCCCAGCTGATGTCTAATTCTACAAAGCCTACTTCGTTAAAAAATACTTTTGGCTTGCGAAGAATAATTTCACTCGAATTTGATTGATACATCACGGTAAGATTAGTTGGGTAAGTAAGGTATTTTTTGTTGCTACGATCGGCACTTGACAAATTACAAGCTTCTTGAATTATCACATCTTGACTCTTGAGATTATCATTTGTTAAATTCCTCAATGAAAATCCGGCTGACAATAAATCATTTGCCCATAGTGCTCTTAAGAAATGCATTCGTGATCCTAAATAAGTACTTTCTCTTTTTGATTTATACATCTGTTTATCTGCTGCATTACAAGCCATATCTTCATTAAAGAAAATATTTCCATGAAAAGTGAACGAAGCGCTTTTTCGATAATATTCAAATTTATTGAGAGAGTAAGTGATCTTGTAACCTAAAGCACTGTTGCTAATAAGAATTGGTTTTGAGGCAAAGGCTTTTAATGTATCCCGATCGCTGCCATAGTTAAAGCTTATGTCTTGTTCGTTCGTAATTTCACAATGCATTGCATTAACCGTTCTACCCAAAAATATCCTTTTAAACACTTTTAGATTTGCTTTTCGTTGCGACACAAGAGATTTATCGAATACCTTAAGTTCTCGCATTTTATATGCTTTGGGTTTTAAGTGAACGATTATGGGTTTATCGACATCGAATTTTGGCAAGGTAACAGAATAGTATCCGATAGCGCTAATTGTTAAAGGCATGCACGTATTGTGCGGGATGTTTAAACTAAAGTCCCCATTTTTATCGGAGCTAGTACCAACAAATGTTCCGTTGAAATAGATTGTTGCAAAACAAACTTTCTCATTGGTCTTCTTTTCGAATATTGTTCCCTTAATGATAACTTGATTGTAAGACACAAAATGGAAACCAACAAGCAGTAACAATAGTAAGAGCTTCTTCATAATAGATTAAAACAATGTTGTGTGTGATTTTGTATTCTGCATAGCGAATTGGATTGCCTATTTCTTATGCAGATCGTCTAAAATAACAAAAAAGTATACTAAACAATATTATGTAATGAAGTAAAATAGGAACCTCTGATAATCTAGAATAGATCCGCATAATAACAATTTAGCACATGAGGATTTGTATTGGCTTGTTTAACACCCCTCTAAATCTCCCCTGAAGGGGAGACTTAAAAACCCCAAACCCCTAAAGGGGCTTAAAAGGAGCTGCTAAGATTCTAGTCATAGCC contains:
- a CDS encoding LytR/AlgR family response regulator transcription factor, encoding MIRYVIIDDEPIAHRIIEKYCADLPHLEKKGNCYNAFEAMQLLNEQDVDLLFLDLNMPKLSGFDFLRTLSNPPKIIVTTAYAEFALESYDLDVADYLLKPFAFDRFVKAVNKALSKTTSQAAAPVSPVANTKSTLFLKGDKKFHQIQWDHILFVEAYGHYTKVYLQDEMILSNQKISALEELLPSDQFLRVHKSFIVATDKIKFIEGNRLTIQEHEIPIGQTYKSLVSKLYNS
- a CDS encoding carboxypeptidase-like regulatory domain-containing protein; translated protein: MKKLLLLLLLVGFHFVSYNQVIIKGTIFEKKTNEKVCFATIYFNGTFVGTSSDKNGDFSLNIPHNTCMPLTISAIGYYSVTLPKFDVDKPIIVHLKPKAYKMRELKVFDKSLVSQRKANLKVFKRIFLGRTVNAMHCEITNEQDISFNYGSDRDTLKAFASKPILISNSALGYKITYSLNKFEYYRKSASFTFHGNIFFNEDMACNAADKQMYKSKRESTYLGSRMHFLRALWANDLLSAGFSLRNLTNDNLKSQDVIIQEACNLSSADRSNKKYLTYPTNLTVMYQSNSSEIILRKPKVFFNEVGFVELDISWEGEMVTRRMGDMLPYEYDVNE
- a CDS encoding NAD(P)-dependent oxidoreductase; this translates as MKIAVFGASGATGRLLVKQLLDDGHQVRILVRSADSLPDFLKNQENLSVKEAAISELSDADLEQFVSTCDALASCLGHNLTWKGIYGKPRRLVTDATRRLCQAVKANGSGKPIKFVLMNTTGNRNRDLEEAISFGQKCVIGLLRLLLPPHVDNEQAADYLRTQIGQNNKAIEWAAVRPDGLVDHENVSPYEIHPSPTRSAIFNAGQTSRINVGHFMADLITDENTWAIWKGKMPVIYNRTTAESTIE